The genome window CCTTTTATCCTCAAAAATAACTATCAGTTTTATTGATCACAGATGTCCCTTTCCTCCCTAACTCTTGGCAAAATAACTTGAACTATATTTGGAATCAAACACTAGTTTAGGGAAACAGAAGGTTTGACTACATGAATGCAATCTGTCTGTTGCATGGAATAGGTGAAAATGCACTACTGTTTCTAGTCCAGCTAATCCATACACTAACATCACTCGTATGTGAATTCTGCGGATCACAAGCTCATCCTTTGCTTGAGAGTCATTCTCTAACAAGAGGAGCACAAGATATGACTGCCAGAATTACCTGTTGGCAAGCTAATTTGCATCTGAAGCTACCATTTCATGACTAAACATTTAGTGCAGTGTTGCACTAGTATGAGCTTTTGCATATAAGTTGAACATAGAGAAAGCCCCAAACCTTCTGTGTGGTTGTGTAGGACCTGGATTGACTCAGCAGTTACTTTCTATCTTCAATGCTTCCAATTCGATTTCTACCCCATCTTGTAGCTGAATGTCCAACAAAGCCTGCCCTTTGGTCACAAAGCTGATGAACAAGGAGCATCAGAGGAGTCACTTGATGCATTTCCATGTACAGAAACAGATAAAAGAAGTTACCCCAGATGGTCTAAAAAAGAACAACAAATTCAAGTACCCTGTGCACTCTACTAGAATAAATAAACCAATTTCTTACTCTGCCAGATTGCTAAAAGTACCATAAATCTCGGTTAAAAATCCATTGTCACAAACACTGGAGATCTGAGGTCCAGTCATCTACCAGACCAGGTGCCTTGTGAACTCAATCAAATGGTTATAAATGCTGAGGCAGAAAAGATGATTAAGTTTTCAGGTTATCATCCCATTCCTCTTTATTGCAACTAACATGATTGCACAGAACAGTTACTTGATACAAATTGATATTATTCATACCAAGAAGAACACTATAATTGATCATGTGCCATACATGAAAAATAGCAGTCGTTCTTCTTTATAGGCCTGCAGGCCAGACATGGTACAGTGGACCTCTCTTCTCTTTGCTCTTCTTCCTGTTTGTTCTTTTTGTTATAGGCCTTCATTTTCCATCTTCAGAATTGTATTCAAGGCGAAGAGCTCTTCGGAATGGGAGAAGAATGGTTTAATCCCAGTGGTAATGAGTAGATGATTCACTCCAAAGAAGTTAGCCTTGGCGGtggattcacatgtatatatattactTCTTCCAACAGTAGATAAACTCAAAGTAATGCAAACTCTTTCAGCTGCATAATCGGAGAGTGCATGCTACTGTCTGAGCCCAGTACTTCAGCCTTGCTTTAACTTCATCTGGATCATCACCTGATAGATACATCAAAGAAAACTGATTAGgaaactgaaatatttgataacaGCAGTAAATCCAGCAAAATAGAATCTCCAAAATCCAGAGATGAGAACTCCTCCAACATGCTTTAGACCATAATTCAGCAGAACAGTAGCTGGATCAGATATCAAAAGACGAAAAGAAACAAAGGTGCATTTCTTATAGTTTGAATCTTGACAAAAAATTTCTAAGAAAAATTGGTTTTTTACCCCCATTTATCAACTAATAAGAATAAATTGATCTTTTACTGGTTTAATTCTCACAGCAATGCATTTGATAGATCTTTCAGGGTTGAAGAAGAaccaaaatatcaaatatttcaaagaAATTTCCAGACTTAAGATATAATTGATACGCCAACTATATCACTCATACCTATCCACAAATATGTATATCCACCATTttaggggaaaaaaaaaggaatttttaTGAATATTACTTCACCTATATCACTTATAGCCAATCCATAAACATATATCCACCATTTTAGACAAGAAAGATGGAATCTTTTTGCTCGTTTTTTAAccgagaggaaacagaggaaggaACGAGGAAGCATCATACTACCAGGACTGGAGATCATCCAATTGGCGAAGGGAAGCGAGTCCCCATGAGATATCTGTTCTTGTTGATCGTCCAGGTGGAACCTCTGGCTCATGGAATAGCAGAGCTCCAGCGCTGGGAGCGTGTTGCAGAGCTCCGGGATCCCCTCGTAGCTGAACCCGAACCCTAGGTCGAGGCACGCCTTGAGCTCCTCCAGGTCCTCGTCCGTGAGGCTCCTCGTCCCCTTGACCCCACCAGGCCCCCGCTCCCGGCCGTCCGCCGAGCCCAAGACGTACCCCTCCAGCATCACCCCTCCGCCGCCGTCGCCCTTGCGCGGCCAGGCCTCCTCCCCGCTCCGCCACCCCCGCTCGGACCACCCCTTCGCCTCCTCCTCCGACGCCACAGCCGCAGCAGCGACCACCGTCACGtgctcgtcgtcctcctccttcctcgTTCTCTTCTTTTCCATGGGGGAGGCACCGATACCGATTCCGCTTCTCGGGCACACAGTTGGGTATGCCAGCCCGCGGTGGACTGTGGCATTTAAACGGCTTCTTGGTCTCGTCACGTGCAAACAATatgatgatcatgatgatgaGATGGATGGATGTTATCGTATGATGAGATCATGTATGCTAATGCCATGTCGAACGATCTGGTAACTTGTCCGACCTACCACGAGACTTACTCCTCATCTATCCGTGAGATGAAGAAGTGGGTCCAACAGTAGATTCCATGTGGGGTCCAGGTGATCTTCCAATCCTCAGGGAAGGTACAGAAGGGGTACAGACAAAAGTGCTCCATCGTTCAGACGCCACACGTGACGAGAGAATGACGTCCATATCTCCTCAATAAATCTCGCCTCGTTGCACCGGCCACTCGACGTTCCTACCGGCCTTGTCATTTGGTAGAGCGGTGGGGCTACCTTGGGTCCCATGCGAGTTATTGATATATTCAATCATGAGGAAGGTGGGTTACGAGGCGAAATTTCTGCCCGTACAAATTAACACATAATTCTCCGTCGGTTCCAcagtttttgtttcttttgattGCATGGCGAAGGAAAATTCACCCATCAATGTCTCCACACACAAAGCAAGATGGCCCCAGTGGGGCCTACACTCTTTGGATAGCAGCAATTTGGATCAGTAGTGGTTGCAACTAAAAATTTGCTGGTCTCATCCATGAATTCAATCATCATCGCTCAGCATGTAGATGTACATGTATACTGAGAATGATGGCAAGAAATGGAAATACTGAAGCTCTCCTCAAGATTAAGTCAAATATTTATCCAACCATAAAAAGCTTAAATATGTTCAACCATGCGAAATGATTGATTGCACTCCTCCCATATTTTGTTCGGTGGAATTCTTCTTCCAATGGCACTCCATGCATTATTCTATTGATGTTTTATTGGAGCTGCAACAAACATGGTAGTGAAATCATATAGTTTCAGTCAACATTTCCGGGTTTTCTTAGATTGTATCCAACACCATATGCATATTATTTCCTGCATCAAACACCAGGAAATACAGAAGAAAACAAATACTTTGTGGGTTCTAGCAACCACAGAGGAGATGTTTGAAGGTGGCATGAAGCTGTGGTCGAAACCCTAGTTCctgcaaaactccaaatatcctaGAGGAAGATTAGAGAGAATCTTCTCAAGGTTTTCATCAAGTGGACCACAGTTGAAAAGAAGTGGATGAACAAGAAATGCTATCTGCAGGCCTTTTCTTGTGACTATCGTGCAGCACCTttgctgtctctctctctctctctctcacccatGGTGGAGAAAGCTCAGCAGTCAGCAGGGACTAGACTAACAAAAATGGCATCAGATGGACCATCTTTACGAGCAAGACAACGTGCTGAAATCAAGGGAAGGATGATGAACACTCTGAGGAGAACACACACTTGAGCACAATTGATGTGTGGGCGAACGATTTCCAGTGATACAGGAATGTGCTATCCTTCTTGTCCCAGACGAGGGCAACTTGAAGCAGTCTGTGCCAGAAAAGCTACTCCAGTTAACATCGTGATAGCATCACATCTTCAAGTGGTGGAACACATAATTTATTCATTTTATTAAATACTCTAAGGAGAGACAAAGGAAGGGCCTCAATCATTTATTGTTGAACAtataatttattcatatacaTGTGATATTTGTAtgtgtttgtatttttttttattctattaATACTTTACACAacttataaaaattttataataggTTTGACAATCTCATTTTGATTTACTCTTATGGTCGTTTTAGTGTAGTATACACATGTTATATGTAATTATCGTGTATAGataaatttattcaaaaataaaccaTCTATTTAAAGTGTTTTTAGGCTCCACGTAGTAACGTGAGGTATCAATCAATATAACATCATGGAGCTACCCGATGATATATGGTTGGATCGACCTTTGAGGTATTATTTAAGTTTGGTTTACTATATTATTTTATAGCAATATCATATGGGGACTTATAGAGACTTTTGGCATGGTAGACTGCCTTTGACTATTTGTTATACAATTGTTTAAAACTTATAAAgtatatatttgtaatttatattatctattaagTGTTTTTGAAATGTCTGGTTATTGGATCTCGAGTATAACACTTTTTCTAACCGGTCTTATCTTTTGTAAGTTCTTAGGGGACTCTAAAAGGTTACGATAAGACTGATTATTTACAAATAGACATGCAAGAGTGTCATATTATCTAGATAAATCTAATTAAGTTCGTGACATATAATACTAGAGTGTAATAAGTACACCTAgagacacttgacatgcaaatatgGGTGACTTAGCGAGACTATGTTAAGGGCAGCTAGCACGCGCGATAGTTTGAGAGAAATATGCATAGAGACGTTGAGAAATGAGTTCCTCGAAGTTGTGGATattcaaaattaatatttaaagaaaTGGTTAACCCTTTGCATAAGAGATACCACGAGGATAAGTAAGCTAGAAGGAACATATAGTGCACAAAAGTTATGATAGCTAAGTTCAAGTTACAACTCAATGTTAGCAACCAAACTTGATGGTACTCAAGACAAGTGAGGGCACTTTGCAAAGGATGACACTGTGCAAGGAGGGATAGATTACTCAGCAATCAAAAGAGCTAAGCAAGGCTCATAGAAGCAAGGGGAATTGCTAAAAGAATTCAATACTCAAGCAAGAGCTTGTAGCAACGGACTACCTATGGTCATTCTAAGGCAATCAAAATTCAATACTATGGAGTAtgaaaactttctcttcagcataagAAGGATATATCCGTAGGAAATTGAAGTGCATAACGGGTTCAACATGTTACTAAGCCTTAAGGGACATAACAAGGATTGTATTGGTAAAGAGTCATAAGAACAATACATAGTTTATTCAGTAAGGAGATAGTGATCTTTAAAACTTCCAAAGAGAGgagcacaaaaaaaaaagttgctaTAACAAAACAATATCAAGAGAGAAAAATCTTGGTTCTCCAGAGGGAGATTCATATGCAACAGACTGCACATATTGAGAGAGGTATCTTAAGTCATTCTATGATATCACATGAGATAATAAATTAATGGATACATTTCAAGTTTTAGTGGGGGAGCGACTGAAGATAACACTAAAACGAAAGTATACATAGTGCTGATATAAAGATTGGACTCAATGGATgattgacccatggaatggtaggTACAAGGACCACCATCATCTTATTATAAATCAAAGAGCGAAGTAACTTGGGTAAAACTTGATGAAATATCGAAGtcacagagacaacataaaagaCAAAATATGGAGTGGAGGTATGAAGCTTTCCTTAGAAATAGGTCAAGGGCATGAACTCTTGTAAAGGCAAGAGTAGGATTCTATAGGTTCTATATTTTGATAAAGTGAACTAATCTTGTATTATACCAAAATTGAAGGAAGCTTCGAGGCATATGTATTTTATCTTAGTGAGGCAATTAATGGAGGCACTAAGGTGACTTAATTTGCGAAGACGAAGTTTGAGTAAAAAGGCTTTAGTACAAGGTAAGAGGATGCAAAGATAGACACTTttgaagaatataccatagtACTATCATTTGAGGTACTGTAAGATAAGCTATATGTAGTAGAGATTGTGCTCGAGACAAAAGCCTAAGATCCAAATAATAACATACAAACTTTCAACGAAGTCAGTAAACTTCAAAAGTTATCGAGTGACAGACTATTATAGAATTGCACTTCGTTCATATGTGACTTGAGAGTAAATAGACGAAAATCGATTATCAACGGAGTGAATACAATTAGTGGTGGCGGAGGCCCTACGATGTGTTGGTGAAGGCCACACAAGGAGAGATCATAGTCCGAGTTTATCATATAAAGATCAAAGTATAATAGGGACATCACCAAGAGACAACATGGTACAGCGGTTGAACAGTTCAAGGTAATACAATATATATAGCAGAAGTCCTGGTAAGAGGCTTGTGTGAATCACTCCTCGGTTTTTGAAGTTTCACTATTATATTATCAATGTCAATATTCATATTTTGACAGCTTCTTGTAAATTTATATCAAGAATTGACTACAATAAAGCATATTATGAATAAAAACTGGTGTTTGCAATCGTACATAGTTGAAAATCACACCTCTGCATCCTCATGAAAGATGAAAAACTTGACACAGACATGTCCACATTGTAAGATGATATCAGACAGAGACTGTGCTCAAATACAGGACTTAATTTTCCTTCAATGAGCTATCTTTGAACAACTTCTTAGTTAGATTGTTAAACAATTGTCTCGAGTACTGTCGCGATCCATTCCTCCAGTCTGATCCAGATTTCATCATTAACTCAAACTCTTTGTAGCTAATCCGTCCATCCTGAAGCATTTTTCACACAAAATTAGTGAGTACATGAAAGATAAATCTTATAAGCAGAATATTATGCATTTTTCGCATGTTTACAAGTATCATTTGGCTATTTTTCCTTATTGCTCTTTGTGTTAACTTCTGGATTACTAGTTGTTGTGTGCAAATGGCTTGTCACCATATGTATAAGATTTGCAGCAGATGGATATGAAGATATCTCTAACCTTGTCTGTGTCAACATCAGAGATGATTTCCCATATCACTTGCTCAGTAGGTGCATCACCCTCAACTAAAGCTTCTCTTAACTCATCCATCTCAATATAACCACTACCATCTTTGTCAAAGTAATTGAATGCTTTTGTTAATTGCTCCTCACTGCTGATCTTTTTAAGATGAACAGAGACAGTCATGAACTCTTCGCAGTCTAGGGTGCCATTTCCATCAACATCAGCCTGAGAATGCAAAAAAGTTCCAATACTAACTAGATTTACTTGTTTAACATAATTTTAgatgaaaaagaagcatgatggaCAGTGATAATAGTGAAGGCAACACTTGTAGAAAGATTTTGCAATTCGATAAGTGTCAGGCCTTAAGATTGGCAAACAACAAGTTTAAAGAACTGACAACAGAACCACCTCAAACAGCTTAAGGAAACCTAGTGATGTATATAACATATGAGCTTAAAATATGTCAGCAATAAAATTATGCAATTTTATTATTGCAAAGAACAAAACATAGGGTTTCTTTATAAAAAATCAATCAAGAAAGTGGAAATTGCAGAAACAAAGATCAGTTCCAGCTTTCAGACTGTTGATCTAGCCATTAAATGCTTACTGCAAGAAAGCTTTCCGTAATCTTATTTACATTTATGGACACATGCTTAATTGCTTATAACTATTTACGCAATGATTATATTCATAGCAAGGCATGGAAAGGAATACATATGGCTTCCAGATTCTCTAAGCTTTATTCTCAAATAGCATCTGAACCCCTAGCAGTGTGccaaagacaaaaagaaaatgtcaGCAACTACTACTACTTTCGCTtgacagatttatataataaccaTTAAATTTGTTACAACCGGGTTAGTTCCGCATCAGAAGTGGATGATTGTTGTGATGGTTAGATGAGTCTATGATATTTAGTTGGGCTTATTCTGGACTATTCATTGGGCCTTAGGATGAGCAGCAGGGGAGATTGTTCCCTCATGTATGTTACTGAAATCATAATTCATAACCTGATTTATAGTAATAAAtatcttgatattaagagtatcaTAATAATGCTGTCATTCTGCTTATGAGACTAGGTTGTGTCAAAACActgataaattaaagcaaaatttTGAATATGAAGGCTAGCTCCACTTTAGTGAAAAAAAATGAATGATGGATTTTGATTAAAACAAGTGCAATTTCAGAAGCATGATGGACAGTTTAGATCCTTAATATAGTAACTCAGCTGACTAGTAGTTCAAACGTGTCTAGTTTCATCAGCATTCATCAATCTTCGTTTTTTTCCCCTTCTGGTCACTTCATTGAATAATAAATGCATAAATCTAATTATAGTAGCATAAACTTGAGCATCAGAGATAGCCAACTCATGATGCAAATTGGATGTGAATCACCAAGAATGCTTACCGCTTCCAGTAACATTTTAACGTCTGGTTCCGGAACAGGATTCCCAATTATGTGCAAACCCTCTTTTAGTTCTTCGAGGGTTAGAGTCCCATTCTTGTCCTTGTCCATCATATAAAAAATCTTCTTAATATTTGCTACTTCTTCTATCGGCAATTGCTCAGCTACCACCTATGGCACATCATATGTATGGCATGTCAAATCTTTTCAGCAGCAAAAAGAATGTTGCTTGAGAGTAGTAGCAAGGTCCTTAAAATGTTTGCACTTACTCTGAGGGCTTTCTTCTTGAACCTGTTCATGACTGAGAATTGCTGGAGCCTTGTTCTCACAGTTTCTCCGAGTGAGACATTGGGAGCCTTGTTAGCATGCTGAAGCCAAGGATGatctttttttttgcaaaatcAAGGGCAAAAATTAGTTGATACTCTGTCATGTAAAATTTCCATACATCACAAAATTGTGTAATTCTTGCCATTTGTGAATTGTGATTTGACAACCTTCAAGTTTGCAGAATCAGATTTCTGTGAAATGATTATGATGGTAAAACATGCAAACAAAGATTACATGAATGCCTTTTGATAGTTAGAGAGATTCCCCAGAAATGTAGTCTGTTCCAAGTATAACCATGCTTTCCTAAAATTTATTTGagatgaaaaaggaaaaaaaaatcaataccaAGAACTTGCTGAGCTGTCAATCTGGTTGATGGATTAGGATCTAGCATTAGCTGCACGAGATCCTTCGCATTTCTGGATATCTTTGGCCAAGGTTCtctttcaaaatctatagaaGAGTTAAGAATTGACTGGATGATGCCTTCATCATTTTCTGCAAAAATTAACAGCAAATGCCGGTTATAGATTTTAAATCAGTCCTCATGATATGTTCGGTTCCGTTAACTCAAGTATCTGTATCAGTCAAACAATTATGACAATGTAATAGATATCCATGTTTACCTGCCCAAAAAGGTGGAACTCCACACAATAAAATGTAAAGAATAACCCCCGCACTCCATACATCTACCTCTGGTCCATAGCTTCTTTTGAGGACTTCAGGTGCTATGTAATATGGACTTCCAACAACTTCGGTGAATCGCTGACCTATAGCAGCAAGTTAACTTGGAATTATGCATACAGCAAAAGGCCATCATACTGGAAATTATGCCTACCAGGTTTGAAGAACACAGAGAGGCCAAAGTCGATCGCCTTTAACGGTGAATCTTCTGAATTGTTTGCAAACAAGAAGTTTTCAGGCTTCAAGTCTCGATGTATCACCCCATGCTTATGGCACAGCTGCAGGAGAAGTTACTTAACTAAAAATAAATGCTGATCAAAGCAGTACCAGAGATCAAAAACTGAATTCTTAATGTGCAATGGCACAATTAACTTGAACAATTCAGGAACTCGAGCTCGAATTACTGGAAGAGTAGTTCATTCAACTTGAAAAGGAATCTGAAAACCAACCTTTTGTACTCTGTTAACATTATCCACCAGGTTTCATTTTATATAGGATTGAGCAAATGATACTGAAGAGGATTTTAGTATCATTTCTTGGAGGAATCAAATGAACTTAACGCATCTCAAACAAGTTTGATGTTGAATATAGCTAGGAAAACATGGCAGCTCTGTTACCTGAACAACCTCGACGATCGTCTTAGCAACGTTTGCTGCAGCACGCTCCGAGTAGTGGCCCTTTGCTACGATTCTATCGAAGAGCTCACCGCCCTCGCAGACCTCCATGATGAGGTAAACAGACTCGCCGTCCTCGTAGGCCTCTCTCAGGCTCACGATGTTGGGGTGCTCCGACAGGGTCTTCATGATCTCCACCTCCCGCCGCACGTCGACCATGTCCTCCATGCTCCTGATCTTCCGCTTGGAGATGATCTTGCACGCCAAGGCTTCGCCGGTCTCGTTGTCGGTGCAGCGCCGGGTCACCCCGAACTCGCCCCGCCCCAGCTCGGCCCCCAGGAGGTACCGCTGCAGGAAGTCGACGGCAGGAAGGCCGTCGAGGATGGAGAGCGGTGAGGACGGACTGGTGTCGAGGTCTCtctcgtcgtcgtcatcgtcgtcgtcggtgTAGGAGGAGGGTAGGCAGTGGAGGCTCGGTTTCTTCTTCCGGTCGACGAAGGAGTCATTAGAAGATGGAGCAGAGTAGCAACCTCCCATTCGCCTCCCTCCTCTCTCGCCTCCGGCTCTCCTCCTCtcaaaggagggaggaggaggggaagaggGCGAGGGGCGACGCTTTTGGTTGGTTTCCCGGGTTTGGCGGGAGGAAGCCGTTCCCGCCATTTCCGAAGCGGAGTCAAAAGGTTGTTAATATGACCGTTGATATGCCATCCACTGGTCAACATTTTGACCGGGTTTTATCATCCGTTGTTGTGGTGTTCAGTTTGTCCATTGACTAAATCAAATTTCCAAAGAGGAATTTTGACCATAGTTATAAATCCCGACAGGACCGCCGGTCCCTCTATTTAATTGTTGACCAGTTTAAACTATAATTTTGACCATTACtacttaaataaaaaataaaaaaatcataaaaataaattcatcTACAATAATTAAATTACTTCATAAGTAATTTAATTACAAGATGTCATTTAAATGATATAGTGTTTTAAACTTATCTATTGAATATTGGCGAGTGTCCTGAGATAGTTttgcttatattttaaaaatataaggtcaATGTcataatcttattttaaaaaaaaaaaaaatttcatgactCGAACTATGGcatagatttttttatttatttaagtcataaaaatcataattacaaaaccATTTGGCAAAAGAGTCTAACTCGCGATCGGTTTGATTCGCTTATTAAATTATTGAACCACTTAAATGACTTCGATTTTTGATTCGTTATcaaagatatttatttttttccaaTAATATTTAAGGTTTTTCTTAtaaaaatgaaagagaaaaaTCTTTATAATTTTGTTACTCTCTCATCTCTAGAGGTCCCTATTATCCTCTTcctttatattataaatattatttaataatattatccTATATTTTTtgacataatatatattataatttttcaaaAAACTTAACTCTAGTTCTGACCTGTTGACTCACTATGATAAGGACTAGAAAAGATCAACCAATATTCTTTGTTGGAGGCAAACATATTacaaagattaaaagaaaaaaaaaatacaaagctATAGTTATACTAAGTTTATTAACTCAGGTATAAGAAGTTTATGTTATACACACACATGTATTCTTCTTTCAATTAGAGATGGTAGGATGGAAGTACATTCAATTCTTCTAATAAGTTTGCATATGTAATTACCTTAGAAGAAACTCCaattttatcttaataaatatagtCTGATTGATGTGATGAATTTTATCTCAAAATATAGGTTTTACCGTGCTTCAATACTATGTCGACTCTGAGCCAGAAATACTTAAAATGTAATAATAATACCTATAAAACtcttataaataaatcttaatcTTAACCCGCTTGCTAACTATCATGGAATGTTGTAACATCAATTGGGGTATGCAATATCATGATCATTTGCCTTAATCGACATCCAATATAACACTATGCTAGATGTCTCTCTTCCAAAAACTATTTAGTTTTTCTTTCTTGAAATATgtcaaagaaataataaaaaaaagcaaTATTATGTTGATCAATATTTCATATTACAAATAATATGGCTCTTGCTCCACCATTGctatatatttttcatatttgtgtgtgtgtgtgtgtgtaaatatAGCACTAACAAAGAAGGCTTAATGCTTCCGTTCATTGCAAGAGACAACGTTGACCGTCTTACCTCTCTCCTGCACCTTGTAAGTCTACCAGAGCGTAATGATGTTATTAAGTGGCTTGTATTATTCATCCAAACTGCTGCTAATCTGAGCCTTTCGATATGTTATCAGTAATTATCGGATTTGATTTCACAGAAAATAGCTATAGATCAGATGATTGAGGCAATATCTCAAACATGTTGATGATGCTTTTCTCAGAGAGGGATATTCCAAAGCATTcttgaaaagaaggaagaaagacACACCAAGAAGAACATCATTCAAATAACAACTTTTAGTTAATATGGGCTAATTAACTTCAGATTGCAAAAAATTTGGAGATGAATACTGATATATAGCAAACATAATATCACCTGAACCCTTCACTGGTTTTTGTATCAATGAAGTGAATCATTAGATTTGTGCACCTCAAAACGGAGGATGCAGAAATGATGTGTAGCTTTTAAGAATGACATTTTATTCGAATAAAGGGGGAAAAAATATACACTTTGTCACACGCATCTCTTCTTTACAGTTGCAGAATTTGAgagaaaaaaattgaagaaaagatGATATGAAAACCTTTAACATCACTATAGATCAGACTAATCACGACCCACAAACATTCGTGGATCTGCTCAACAGCCAGCAGCTTTCAGGAATTTGTCGTATGGGCTTGCAGGTGGCAGCCTGAATGACTGCTCAGACTCACTCGACAGTGAATTGCTACGTCGAACGTGCTCCTTCTCATCCAAGCTTAACACTGCTTCCGGAAGATGTGGTGTCTGGTACAAGAGCACGAGGGATACAGAGACAATATTGTTGTCATTTAACTACTAAGCGACGAGCAAGCTAATCTGAAATATTTAGGTAAACTTACCTGGTGAGCATCCACCGAATCAACAAAATTCTCTTCAGGCACAACTCTCCAGTCTACTTGCTGATGCTTGAAGCTTTGGAGCACAGACATCTTCTGCTGTTTCCCGATCACGAGGGCTTCACATTGGCTTTTCATTTGGTCATAAGGTACTGGGATTGTCGAAGTTGGCAAACTAGCAACTTGTCGTGCTGTTTCAATAACCTGCAACAAGAATAGCCATCCTGACTGCTCGGAACTTGAAGAATAATCATAAGTATGTTTCAGAAGACAATGAGAATGGCATTTTCCAAGCTGTAAGTCACTATCAAGAGTTTCTCAGTCTCTTGGAACAAATAAGCAGAAGAAACTCTTGAGTCACTTGTGAATCTtaagtaaacaaaaaaataatcagaACAGTTATCTGCAACAATAACCTTTTAGAATTATATTAAGCAAAAAGTTCATAATACTTGAGTGATAATATTTATTGAACTTTTAATGATATCCGAATGATGTTTTTATGCAAGCCCCATCATGTTAGAAACATGATCGATTTGCCATGTGTGATTTAGGTTCTAATTGGTATCAAGCATGTAATAAAAGACGaacaagagaagaaactaaagTAAACTGAACTAGATGGACATTTTTCATGGCAGTCTTGATTCTTGAAGATTATGCATATTATGATCACGTGTCAGAACCTAGTCACTAATAGCATCACGGTTGATACAGCTAAACCTCATGTAGTTCTGCTAAAAGTTTACACAGAAAGC of Musa acuminata AAA Group cultivar baxijiao chromosome BXJ2-3, Cavendish_Baxijiao_AAA, whole genome shotgun sequence contains these proteins:
- the LOC135606559 gene encoding uncharacterized protein LOC135606559, whose product is MEKKRTRKEEDDEHVTVVAAAAVASEEEAKGWSERGWRSGEEAWPRKGDGGGGVMLEGYVLGSADGRERGPGGVKGTRSLTDEDLEELKACLDLGFGFSYEGIPELCNTLPALELCYSMSQRFHLDDQQEQISHGDSLPFANWMISSPGDDPDEVKARLKYWAQTVACTLRLCS
- the LOC103979185 gene encoding calcium-dependent protein kinase 21-like; amino-acid sequence: MGGCYSAPSSNDSFVDRKKKPSLHCLPSSYTDDDDDDDERDLDTSPSSPLSILDGLPAVDFLQRYLLGAELGRGEFGVTRRCTDNETGEALACKIISKRKIRSMEDMVDVRREVEIMKTLSEHPNIVSLREAYEDGESVYLIMEVCEGGELFDRIVAKGHYSERAAANVAKTIVEVVQLCHKHGVIHRDLKPENFLFANNSEDSPLKAIDFGLSVFFKPGQRFTEVVGSPYYIAPEVLKRSYGPEVDVWSAGVILYILLCGVPPFWAENDEGIIQSILNSSIDFEREPWPKISRNAKDLVQLMLDPNPSTRLTAQQVLDHPWLQHANKAPNVSLGETVRTRLQQFSVMNRFKKKALRVVAEQLPIEEVANIKKIFYMMDKDKNGTLTLEELKEGLHIIGNPVPEPDVKMLLEAADVDGNGTLDCEEFMTVSVHLKKISSEEQLTKAFNYFDKDGSGYIEMDELREALVEGDAPTEQVIWEIISDVDTDKDGRISYKEFELMMKSGSDWRNGSRQYSRQLFNNLTKKLFKDSSLKEN